From a single Glycine soja cultivar W05 chromosome 19, ASM419377v2, whole genome shotgun sequence genomic region:
- the LOC114400578 gene encoding 7-deoxyloganetin glucosyltransferase-like, translated as MSNSTERKPHALLTPLPLQGHINPLLRLAKLLHLRGFHITFVHTEYNIKRLLNSRGPKALDGLQDFHFETIPDSLPPTYGDGDVTEDAVSLAKSVREKMLVPFRDLLARLHDSSTAGLVPPVTCLVSDCWMFFTIQAAEELSLPIALFSPISACSLMFVLHYRSLFDKGLLPLKDKSYLTNGYLDTKVDWIPGMKNFKLKDLPEIIWTIDPNDFMLKFLIEVGDNMQRSSAIILNTFAELESDVLNGLTSMFPSLYPIGPLPSFLNQSPQNHLASLGSNLWKEDTEYLEWLKSKEPKSVVYVNFGSITVMSPEQLLEFAWGLANSKRPFLWIIRPDLVVGGSMILSSEFVNETLDRGLIASWCPQEEVLNHPSIGGFLTHCGWNSTIEGICAGVPMLCWPFFADQPINCRHICKEWGIGIEINTNAKREEVEKQVNELMEGEIGKKMRQKVMELKKKAEEGTKLGGLSHINLEKVIWEVLLKKN; from the exons ATGAGTAACTCTACAGAGAGAAAGCCACATGCACTGTTGACACCATTACCACTTCAAGGCCATATCAACCCATTGTTGAGATTAGCAAAGCTGCTTCATCTGAGAGGCTTTCACATAACCTTTGTCCACACTGAATACAACATTAAACGCTTGCTCAACTCAAGGGGTCCTAAAGCCCTTGATGGCCTTCAAGACTTTCATTTTGAGACCATACCAGATAGTCTTCCCCCCACATATGGTGATGGTGATGTCACTGAAGACGCAGTGTCTCTTGCTAAATCAGTGAGAGAGAAGATGCTCGTACCCTTTCGCGATCTTCTTGCTCGTCTTCATGATTCTTCCACTGCTGGCCTTGTACCTCCAGTTACTTGCTTGGTTTCTGATTGTTGGATGTTTTTTACTATACAAGCTGCTGAAGAACTTTCACTTCCTATTGCTCTATTTTCACCGATCAGTGCTTGTTCCTTAATGTTTGTTTTGCACTACCGTTCTCTTTTTGATAAGGGTCTCCTACCACTCAAAG ATAAGAGTTATTTGACAAATGGGTATTTGGACACAAAAGTGGACTGGATACCAGGAATGAAAAACTTTAAACTGAAGGACTTGCCTGAGATTATATGGACCATAGATCCAAATGACTTCATGTTAAAATTTCTCATTGAAGTAGGAGATAATATGCAAAGAAGCTCTgctattattttaaatacttttgcTGAACTTGAGAGTGATGTATTGAATGGTCTCACCTCTATGTTCCCTTCTCTTTACCCCATtggccctctcccttcatttttAAACCAAAGTCCACAGAACCACTTGGCTTCTCTAGGTTCCAATCTTTGGAAGGAAGATACTGAGTATCTTGAATGGCTTAAATCCAAGGAACCAAAGTCTGTTGTTTATGTGAACTTTGGTAGCATCACAGTTATGTCTCCAGAGCAACTTTTGGAGTTTGCTTGGGGTTTGGCCAACAGCAAGAGACCCTTTTTGTGGATCATTAGGCCTGACCTTGTCGTGGGTGGCTCAATGATTTTATCATCTGAGTTTGTCAATGAAACTTTAGATAGAGGCCTAATAGCAAGCTGGTGTCCACAAGAGGAAGTGCTGAACCACCCTTCAATTGGTGGATTCTTGACTCATTGTGGATGGAACTCAACAATTGAAGGCATTTGTGCTGGCGTGCCAATGCTGTGTTGGCCATTTTTTGCTGATCAGCCAATAAACTGTAGACACATTTGCAAAGAATGGGGCATTGGGATTGAAATTAACACCAATGCGAAGAGAGAGGAGGTGGAGAAACAGGTCAATGAATTGATGGAGGGAGAGATAGGAAAGAAGATGAGGCAAAAGGTCATGGAATTGAAGAAGAAGGCAGAGGAGGGCACCAAACTAGGTGGTCTTTCACACATTAACTTGGAGAAAGTGATTTGGGAAGTgctgcttaaaaaaaattag